The stretch of DNA CCTTTATAGTCAAATCAAATTGGATCAAATTTAAGTTCCAATTGGTCGagtcaaattttcaaattcaagtcAAAATTGACATGTCTGGTTCTGTTACTATTACTTTGTTTCAACTTGTTTTAATCAGAAATTATGCCTCTCTTTACAAGGtccaaattcatgtttttatgatATGATAACGCAGTGTAAGTTTAGAACAAGGGACAGTAATATCTCTACTTGAAGAAAATGGTATTGTCAAAGGAGTGCACTATAAAGATAAGAGTGGTCAATTGCTAACAGCTTACGCTCCTCTCACCATTGTCTGTGATGGTTGTTTCTCGAATTTGAGACACTCTCTCTGCCATTCTAAGGTGAAAAAAATGTTTACGTATTCTTGTTAAATTAGTTTAATTCTTATTTTAGTCACTCTATAACGTTAAAAATTTGAGATTTACTCCTATTTTATTGTGACATAATTTGATTCCATTGTATTTGTGATGATATTAGTATGTCAAAATAGATCAGTTGTTTTTATTAAAGAATTGACTTACTTTTTGGCTATATAGTCAAGGTTACGTTGAAATCAAGTTAATTAAGTTCAACTAATAATGAAATTACATGTTACTCAAATGTTAGTTTTAATGGAGATGTATGTCATTATTTCAATGGTAACAATTAAGGATGTCATCAATTTGGACCCACAataaaagtagagagactaaattttgCCAAATTGAAATAGAGGAATAAAATTCCAATTCCAGCTTGGTAGAGGGACTAAAACATAATTAGACATAAATTATATGCTTGGAGAAAATATACTTACAAAGGTCTTGATTTTTTGTGCAGGTGGATATCCCCTCTTATTTTGTTGGTTTTATCTTAACGAACTGTAAACTtccaaaagaaaattttggagCTTTTATATTAGCAGATCCTTCACCTATCCTATTTTATCCCATTAGTAGCACAGAAATTCGTTGCTTGGTGGATGTTCCTAGTCAAAATCTGCCCTCTGTTTCCAATGGTGAAATGGCTCATTACTTGAAAACTTTGGTGGCTCCCAAggtatatttatttctttaatcgACTCATTAATGGAATTTGGTTGAACTTATGGGCTAACTATATGATCTATGATACATTTCAGGTTCTTCCTGAATTTTACAATTCCTTTATATCTGCAATAGAGAAGAAGGACAACATAAGAATAATGCCGAACAAAATCATGGCTGGTGCTCCACACCTCACTCCTGGTGCTTTTTTGATCGGCGATGCATTCAATATGCGGCATGCTATAACTGGAGGGGGAATGACTGTTGCTTTATCTGATGTTGTGATACTTAGGAATCTTCTAAGACCCTTGCATGATCTATCTGATGCATCCGCCATTTGCAAATATCTCGAATCCTTTTATACTCTGAGGAAGGTATTGTAGTTCATGTcctatatgaattttttaaagtGAATAAAAAGGAACAAAAAATGGCATAAATTTTCACTTTTAACTGCATGCAGCCAATGTCATCTACGATAAATACACTAGCCAATGTCTTACATATGGTATTTAGTGCCCCGTCCGATCCTGCaatggagaatctgcaacaaacaTTGTTGGGGTATTTGAAACTTGGAGGGGTTTTTTCATCTGGAGTATCAGCTCTGCTCTCTGGTTTATGCCCTCGTCCATTAAGCTTAGCATTTCATTTCATTGTCATGGCAATATATGGTGTTGGCCAGTTGTTACTTCCATTTCCTTCTCCCAAACGCTTGTTGGATGGAGCTAAACTCCTTTGGGTCAGTATCTCTACCAATCATTTCTCATATATCATGATCACTAACacgttaaaaatatataataattttaaaatgacgttcttttttttttcttttgttttttcagGTTGCATCAAGTGTTTTTCTCCCCATTATACACTCTGAAGGAGTCAGACAAATGTTTTTCCCTCTAACCGTGCCAGCATATTATAGAACTCCCCCTAAGGGAAAAAAAATCTAAGAGGAAACTCCATGCATCTGTAGTGAACAATTCTATATATATTCGCAATAGATTTTCATATTTGTTTCTAGTTAGCATTCTCACGTAGGCTTAATGGTCGTTTgtactcatattatttttatgtgtCTTGTTTAAAATTCTAAATAAAGGTTTAGTAATTCTTGTGTTGGTGTTATTTTTATGTATCTTGTTTGAAATATTAAACTAACGAGTTAGCATTTTTAAGTAGGTTCAATAAGCATCCTATTCgtattatttttgttaatataaattattcatgagtttattaatattaataagtgTATAGAGATCTCATGAATTTGGAAGACTCTTTGCGAGAGATTTGGCACAACTTGAGTGTATATCCTAAAGCATTTCTTGGGATGGATAGGATTTTTCTAGATAGAGCTTTGTTATAGGTGACTTGAGTGGAAACATCTATCCAAATTTTGCAGAAATGGACGGCAAAAGTGACATTAAATATTCCAGAAAAGATCTTTGATGCACTCCCCAAGCGTATAGCAGAACTCCCCCGGCAATACcaaaaaataagttaatttgTCTTTTCGCTtggttttttgtttttgctttacGTGTGGTGGAGGTACATCTATCATATTTTtgtcaactttttgtttttccattACGTGAGGTGGACAGCGGCCAAACTATGGGACTCCCTcacttaaatagaaaattttttatttaaaattttaaaatttttaaaattttatgtggaaaccatttttttatatttgaaaaatgggAATTCATtttgaaaatggagtcgccaccaatcttttattgaggtgtgatcgggtcaccttaaaaatgattttaggtctacgaattttgagaaaataagtttgggagtaggttacgcacgaggaagggttaacaccctcgtaacgccaaaattggtaccgaattaattatttaatgtcttagtgtcgaaacttgaaaagatttttaaaaacgatcccatgaaatgaaagcttaaatAATTGAACTGGCTAAATAGAAGGACCTATTTCAAAGAGATAAATCGCTACACTCaataagttagagtgcaacaattCAATCTTTGAAGTTAGAttcgtctttcttttttttaatatttttaaaaaaatcatatgttttaagaaggatatttgattatttaagtcaatcgagaaatcagaatccagtaagtgagggttcaatttctcgaaattcttaaacatcaaatattacctttattttaaaatcgagataacaaaatgtcatatccagtaagttaggatccaacattttgaaatcttaagaactttattttaacaattgtatggttttaataaaatgaacaCATGTACACTAAAAATAATtccatataaattatatatacgtatatataaaaGAACCATGTAATattattgtgaaaataaaatttgagttatattatgaaatacattatttaaaaataataagtaatatatcaaatttttataaaaatatatcaagaTTGAtggaaacaaataataatatatcaagTTGGAAAATAAAAGTGTACAATagatattttgaaataatgtttaataaatttaacatatatttgataataataatttgaaataattgtgtattatatcttaaaattatattaataataagtttaaaaaatattaagccaatattaaaataatagtaaaaataacggATTAATATaagaattgatttatttttaaaaaatacttttgaaggcaaaattaaatatgaaaaaacatttttaaaattaacaacaataattataataatatcaacaaattttaaaatcgaagcttacataaaattagaataaaaaaggaaaacaaaattaaataaatatacaataGAGTCAAAAATATTGGTgtataatgaatttaaaaatataaaatacgagctaaaataataatttattacattttaaactataataataataaatttaaacactatcaaaattaaatattataaataatattaaattttataatatatgaaagtaggattaattacatttaaaaatattattgaattaaaaaagaaaactaaatttgCATTAAATTGAAACCTATTTCAACGTTGAAGGACTAAATCAACAATTAAATGCAAAACCTGAATAATCAAAATCAATCGCagaaaacggtgccgtttagGCTTGGATCCAAATGAAAACAGAATTAAATATGcggtacaaattaaaaaaattgaagaaaattagATTGAAACTACATAAAACATAGAGGGACTCATTTTGCAAATAGACC from Gossypium hirsutum isolate 1008001.06 chromosome D04, Gossypium_hirsutum_v2.1, whole genome shotgun sequence encodes:
- the LOC107898506 gene encoding squalene monooxygenase SE2 encodes the protein MAGQFIVGVANVIALLLGFVFLVRFWGLSKLKRAASMGFPKENCVNKNGNGEGESESEGVGTAEIIIVGAGVAGAALAYSLGKDGRRVRVIERDLNAPNRIAGEALMPGGYLKLIELGLEDCLDEIDAQRFLGYTLNKDGKEALISFPLEKIHSHVVGRTFQNGRFVQTLRKKVASLHNVSLEQGTVISLLEENGIVKGVHYKDKSGQLLTAYAPLTIVCDGCFSNLRHSLCHSKVDIPSYFVGFILTNCKLPKENFGAFILADPSPILFYPISSTEIRCLVDVPSQNLPSVSNGEMAHYLKTLVAPKVLPEFYNSFISAIEKKDNIRIMPNKIMAGAPHLTPGAFLIGDAFNMRHAITGGGMTVALSDVVILRNLLRPLHDLSDASAICKYLESFYTLRKPMSSTINTLANVLHMVFSAPSDPAMENLQQTLLGYLKLGGVFSSGVSALLSGLCPRPLSLAFHFIVMAIYGVGQLLLPFPSPKRLLDGAKLLWVASSVFLPIIHSEGVRQMFFPLTVPAYYRTPPKGKKI